A genomic window from Candidatus Bathyarchaeota archaeon includes:
- the hypE gene encoding hydrogenase expression/formation protein HypE has protein sequence MERITMAHGAGGTVMAALIKNHVVKYLGGSHAEIPLEALDDSAVIDNIVLKSDSHAVKPLFFPGGDIGRLSIAGTVNDISMIGAQPVALTCGMILEEGLPISDLDKILQSMKQACEEAGVYVVTGDTKVIEKSGFGGCLINTSGIGKRSEALEYNISEVKKHRNFKHRWLLDSNLQDGDKLIVSGTVGDHGITVLSAQEGYNFGSNIVSDVAPLNKTVQKILEVGGIVAMKDPTRGGLSNSLNEWSQKSNVGLMVHESKIPIRGDVRAACEMLGLDALEIGNEGKVLIGVVPQIAEEVLSVLRQTKEGKNAQIIGEATCDFTEVVLETVVGGKRILAPPVGDPIPRIC, from the coding sequence ATGGAACGCATAACTATGGCCCATGGCGCAGGCGGAACCGTCATGGCTGCTCTGATAAAAAATCATGTGGTCAAATACCTTGGGGGAAGCCACGCCGAAATTCCCCTAGAAGCCTTAGACGACTCCGCAGTAATTGATAACATAGTTTTAAAATCTGATTCCCACGCAGTAAAACCCCTGTTTTTTCCCGGTGGTGACATCGGACGTCTTTCCATAGCGGGAACAGTAAATGATATTTCAATGATAGGAGCCCAACCCGTCGCTCTTACTTGCGGAATGATCCTTGAAGAAGGACTTCCTATCAGCGACCTAGATAAAATCTTACAGAGCATGAAACAAGCCTGTGAAGAAGCCGGAGTTTACGTTGTTACTGGTGACACTAAAGTCATCGAAAAAAGCGGGTTTGGCGGATGCCTAATCAACACGTCAGGAATCGGAAAAAGAAGCGAAGCATTAGAATACAACATTAGTGAAGTAAAAAAACATCGAAATTTCAAGCACCGTTGGTTGTTGGATTCCAATTTGCAAGATGGTGACAAACTAATAGTTTCTGGCACAGTAGGCGACCATGGAATAACTGTTTTGTCTGCACAAGAAGGCTACAACTTTGGAAGCAATATTGTCTCGGATGTTGCACCTTTGAACAAGACAGTACAAAAAATTCTTGAAGTTGGAGGAATTGTTGCAATGAAAGATCCAACCCGTGGGGGTTTATCTAACTCGTTGAATGAATGGAGCCAAAAATCCAACGTGGGTTTGATGGTGCACGAGTCAAAAATCCCTATTCGGGGTGATGTCAGGGCTGCGTGTGAAATGCTTGGGTTAGACGCCCTAGAAATTGGTAATGAAGGCAAAGTGCTAATTGGTGTTGTTCCGCAAATAGCTGAAGAAGTTTTGTCAGTTCTGAGACAAACCAAAGAAGGCAAGAACGCCCAGATAATCGGTGAGGCAACCTGTGACTTTACTGAAGTAGTACTAGAAACCGTAGTGGGAGGAAAACGAATCTTAGCTCCACCCGTTGGAGACCCTATTCCAAGAATCTGCTAA
- a CDS encoding 4Fe-4S dicluster domain-containing protein, whose product MGRKTPIKLLKKEEDNKLIIERILHTKNYSLTLDKNKCKGCGICEQICPREAIETIKPKKKEDEKVKQPRISINKEKCNFCGMCDAICLFGALKVEINGEHARPVVESESFPELTRNIEIDQNRCNIKCKELEQVCPLDLIKVTGKTADGKEVSDLSKVSDKQNLKVTLEIDKDSCPCCRLCETEVENSVVHVEKIIKGNLKINQEKCPDGCSDCVDVCPILGVLVLSDDGKVQFNEQNCVYCGVCKMVCPKEGALTLERTQIQHTPVHSGAWNTALEKLASIKAVTKELQTKSTKRRKQSVENRFPQEEK is encoded by the coding sequence GTGGGTAGAAAAACGCCCATAAAGTTGCTCAAAAAAGAAGAAGACAACAAACTCATTATAGAGAGGATTTTGCACACCAAAAACTACAGTTTAACTTTGGATAAAAACAAATGCAAAGGCTGCGGCATCTGTGAACAGATTTGTCCCCGAGAAGCAATCGAAACAATAAAGCCTAAAAAGAAAGAGGATGAAAAAGTAAAACAGCCAAGAATTAGCATTAACAAAGAAAAGTGTAATTTCTGTGGAATGTGTGACGCCATTTGTCTTTTTGGAGCATTAAAAGTTGAAATTAATGGCGAACATGCCCGTCCGGTTGTTGAAAGTGAAAGTTTTCCTGAGCTTACAAGAAACATCGAAATCGACCAAAACAGATGCAACATAAAATGTAAAGAACTTGAGCAGGTTTGTCCATTAGATTTAATCAAGGTAACTGGTAAGACTGCAGACGGAAAAGAAGTTTCGGATTTGAGTAAAGTTTCAGACAAACAAAATCTTAAAGTAACTCTGGAAATCGATAAAGATTCTTGTCCTTGTTGTAGGTTATGTGAAACAGAAGTGGAAAACAGCGTTGTTCATGTAGAAAAAATAATAAAAGGAAACCTAAAAATCAATCAAGAAAAGTGTCCAGATGGCTGCAGTGATTGTGTGGATGTTTGTCCGATTCTAGGAGTTTTGGTTTTGTCTGACGATGGAAAAGTTCAGTTTAACGAGCAAAATTGTGTTTATTGTGGAGTTTGCAAAATGGTTTGCCCCAAGGAAGGGGCGTTGACTCTTGAGCGGACTCAGATTCAGCATACTCCAGTTCATTCTGGAGCCTGGAATACTGCATTGGAAAAGCTGGCGTCCATAAAGGCTGTAACAAAGGAGTTGCAAACAAAAAGTACAAAACGTCGAAAACAGTCTGTTGAGAACAGGTTCCCCCAGGAGGAAAAATAG
- a CDS encoding hydrogenase iron-sulfur subunit → MPEEPRIGVFVCHCGLNIAGVIDVKELTEYAKTLPNVIVATDNRYTCADPGQEEIRKAIKEHNLNRVVVAACSPRMHEPTFRRTVSDAGLNPYLFEMANIREFASWCHGSTPKEATEKAKEIVKMAVAKAKLLEDLKTMEVPVTNRALIIGGGIAGICSALDLADMGYKVYLLEKTESIGGHMAALDKTFPTLDCSICIEGPKMVDVYRHPNIEIVSFADLVSVEGFVGNFKVKIKKKPRYVVAKDCTGCGECRDVCPIEIPNEWDESLGVRKAISVPFDQAVPLVYTINRDYCIECYKCVDACGAREAINFDQKEEEIELEVGTIIVSTGFDVYKPYQDTQYGYSRFDNVITGMEFERLILAAGPTSGKVIRASDGKKPNSVSFIQCVGSRDINRYEYCSGFCCMYAIKNAVLLKEKYHNEVDVNIFYLDMRTNFKGYEQFYRRARELGVNFIQGRVAQIEEIPETKNLLIRAEDSMLGEPIEIESEMVVLSTAAIPSKGTEEVARILSITRGTDGFFMESHPKLKPLDTPVDGIFLAGACQGPKDIPYSVAQGSGAAARAATILSQDTWKVEPIIAEVDSDICIKCGICATVCPYSAIVGEKGKVAEVTAAMCHGCGTCVAECPVDAITQKHFTDDQIKAQIDAALEKNPEGKILGFLCNWCSYAGADLAGTSRFEYPPYMRAIRVMCAGRVDKDFVLEAFRQGAAMVMIGACHLPFDCHYISGNVQMTKRMEALSKVLQKMGMSKERLRVEYISAAEGVKFAQVMKEMTEQIEGLGPEKIIAENEKMRPRLEKMLSKKNNQ, encoded by the coding sequence TTGCCTGAAGAACCCAGAATTGGTGTGTTTGTCTGTCATTGTGGTTTGAACATTGCTGGCGTAATTGACGTAAAAGAGTTAACAGAATATGCCAAGACCTTGCCTAATGTTATTGTAGCTACAGACAACCGTTACACTTGTGCCGACCCGGGGCAAGAGGAAATACGGAAAGCCATCAAAGAACACAACCTAAACCGGGTTGTTGTTGCAGCGTGTTCTCCTCGTATGCATGAACCAACTTTTCGGCGAACAGTTTCTGATGCGGGTTTGAATCCTTACTTGTTTGAAATGGCAAACATTCGTGAATTTGCTTCTTGGTGCCACGGAAGCACCCCAAAAGAGGCAACCGAAAAAGCTAAAGAAATTGTGAAAATGGCCGTTGCCAAGGCAAAATTGCTTGAAGATCTTAAAACAATGGAAGTTCCTGTCACAAACAGGGCACTAATAATTGGCGGGGGTATTGCTGGAATTTGTTCTGCTCTAGATCTTGCGGACATGGGTTACAAAGTTTATCTGTTAGAAAAAACCGAAAGCATCGGCGGCCATATGGCTGCGTTGGATAAAACTTTTCCAACGTTGGATTGTTCCATTTGTATTGAAGGTCCAAAGATGGTTGACGTTTATCGTCATCCGAACATTGAGATTGTTTCTTTTGCAGACCTTGTCAGCGTGGAAGGGTTTGTCGGCAACTTTAAGGTTAAAATAAAAAAGAAGCCCAGATACGTTGTTGCTAAAGACTGCACCGGCTGTGGTGAATGCAGGGACGTTTGTCCAATTGAGATTCCAAATGAATGGGATGAAAGTTTGGGGGTTCGTAAGGCCATTTCGGTTCCGTTTGATCAGGCAGTGCCTTTGGTTTACACGATTAACAGGGACTATTGTATTGAGTGCTACAAGTGCGTAGACGCGTGTGGTGCCCGTGAAGCAATTAATTTTGACCAAAAAGAAGAAGAAATTGAACTAGAAGTGGGAACAATAATTGTCTCAACAGGTTTTGATGTATACAAGCCATACCAAGACACCCAGTATGGCTACAGCAGATTCGACAACGTCATTACAGGCATGGAGTTTGAGCGCCTAATTTTGGCTGCAGGTCCTACAAGCGGTAAAGTTATTCGAGCATCTGATGGAAAAAAACCTAATTCAGTGTCATTTATTCAATGTGTAGGCTCTAGAGACATCAACAGATACGAATACTGTTCAGGCTTTTGTTGCATGTATGCAATAAAAAATGCAGTGCTTTTGAAAGAAAAGTACCATAACGAAGTGGATGTTAACATCTTCTATCTGGACATGCGCACTAACTTTAAAGGTTACGAACAATTCTACCGTAGAGCCCGGGAGCTGGGAGTAAATTTTATTCAAGGACGAGTAGCCCAAATAGAAGAAATTCCTGAAACAAAAAATCTTTTAATTCGTGCCGAAGACAGCATGCTCGGGGAACCCATAGAAATCGAATCTGAAATGGTGGTCTTGAGCACTGCTGCTATTCCAAGCAAAGGAACAGAAGAAGTCGCCCGAATCTTGAGCATAACACGAGGCACAGACGGTTTTTTCATGGAAAGCCACCCCAAACTAAAACCATTAGACACACCGGTTGATGGCATATTTTTAGCTGGAGCCTGCCAAGGACCAAAAGACATCCCATACAGTGTCGCTCAAGGAAGTGGAGCAGCAGCCAGGGCAGCTACGATCCTTTCTCAGGACACATGGAAGGTAGAGCCAATAATCGCTGAAGTTGATTCAGACATTTGTATCAAGTGTGGAATCTGTGCTACTGTGTGTCCGTACAGTGCAATAGTTGGAGAAAAAGGCAAAGTTGCTGAAGTTACAGCTGCAATGTGTCATGGTTGCGGAACCTGTGTTGCAGAATGTCCTGTTGATGCGATTACACAAAAGCATTTCACTGATGATCAGATAAAAGCTCAGATAGACGCAGCGTTAGAAAAGAATCCTGAAGGAAAGATACTTGGATTTTTGTGCAACTGGTGCAGTTATGCCGGAGCTGACCTTGCAGGAACAAGCCGCTTTGAGTATCCACCATATATGCGTGCTATTCGTGTGATGTGTGCCGGCAGGGTAGACAAGGATTTTGTTTTAGAAGCATTCAGGCAAGGAGCTGCAATGGTTATGATTGGGGCATGTCACTTACCGTTTGATTGTCACTACATTTCAGGTAACGTTCAGATGACTAAACGTATGGAAGCTCTTTCCAAAGTTTTACAAAAAATGGGAATGAGCAAAGAACGCCTCAGAGTAGAATACATTTCAGCCGCAGAAGGAGTAAAATTTGCACAAGTCATGAAAGAAATGACTGAACAGATAGAAGGTTTAGGTCCAGAAAAAATAATAGCTGAAAACGAAAAAATGCGTCCCAGACTAGAAAAGATGCTTTCAAAAAAGAATAATCAGTAA